A single genomic interval of Adhaeribacter pallidiroseus harbors:
- a CDS encoding response regulator has translation MSRKLNVLLIDDDAITNFLHKRTLDSTQLTRTIQVAETVQEAITLLKNPGWAEQEKTELIFLDLNLPGLTGWDFIEEYKKIESGNDNPPVIIILSASVNYDDEKKAKAMAEVAEFRRKPLTVEMLSEIINSYF, from the coding sequence ATGAGTAGAAAGCTAAATGTTTTGTTAATTGACGATGATGCGATCACAAATTTTTTACATAAACGTACGCTCGACAGTACCCAACTAACCCGGACTATTCAGGTGGCCGAAACGGTACAGGAAGCCATAACTCTTTTAAAAAATCCGGGTTGGGCCGAACAGGAAAAAACAGAACTTATTTTTCTGGATTTGAACCTACCAGGACTCACCGGTTGGGATTTTATTGAGGAGTATAAAAAAATAGAGTCCGGCAATGATAATCCGCCCGTTATTATCATCCTTTCCGCATCGGTAAATTACGACGATGAAAAAAAAGCAAAGGCCATGGCTGAAGTAGCCGAATTCCGGCGCAAACCTTTAACCGTGGAAATGCTTTCTGAAATTATAAACAGTTATTTTTAA